A stretch of the Aegilops tauschii subsp. strangulata cultivar AL8/78 chromosome 4, Aet v6.0, whole genome shotgun sequence genome encodes the following:
- the LOC109738632 gene encoding uncharacterized protein — MTKLGLEAKDLEPTQTIFHGIVPDLSCSPIGQIRLNVLAYHALLGRPALAKFMAVPHYAYLKMKLPGPKGLITITGDYRKSLESARDGGKLAESLVIAEERRQLDRIFALANETSAVPILAEEPADEASFKPSKETKKVKLHPEDPSCSKYVVVGTCLDSK, encoded by the exons atgaccaagctcggcctcgAGGCCAAAGACCTGGAGCCAACCCAGACGATCTTCCACGGTATCGTTCCCGACCTCTCCTGCTCTCCGATCGGCCAGATCCGGCTCAACGTCCT CGCGTACCACGCGCTGCTGGGCCGGCCCGCACTCGCCAAGTttatggcggtcccccactatgcctacctgaagatgaagttGCCGGGACCGAAGGGCCTCATCACCATCACCGGCGACTACCGCAAGTCCCTGGAGAGCGCCCGAGACGGCGGCAAACTGGCCGAGTCACTGGTCATAgccgaggagcggcgccagctCGACCGGATCTTCGCCCTGGCCAACGAGACGTCGGCCGTGCCGATCTTGGCCGAGGAGCCGGCCGACGAGGCCTCgttcaagccctccaaggagaccaagaaagtAAAGCTGCACCCGgaagaccccagctgcagcaagtacgttgtcgTAGGCACCtgcctcgacagcaaatag